The DNA sequence CAGGGCTTTCCAGTCCCCGCATTGTGGGCTGGATTCTGCGGATCGACGGCACGGACCTGCCCTGGCACCGGGTGCTCCTGGCGTCGGGACGGCCGGCGGACCACTTACGTACCGAGCAGCTGGAACGTCTTCGCGCCGAAGGAGTCCTGGCCGTCGACGGGAAAGTGGATCTGCGCACGCTGCGACACCGGTTCTGAGGGTGGCACATTCGGCGAGCGTGTAATCAGGCCGAAAGAACAGCCCGAGAACCCGCGCTGAGTACACGTTCGGCGAGAAGCGAGAAGCGAAGGCTAGAGCGCCAGGCGGACCAACGCCGCAGTGCGGGCCAACCCGGGGAACGCCTCCTCGGTCGAACGCGGATGCAGAGCATGTACGGCAAGTCGGAACATCAACGCGCGCAGCAACATCTGCGGCCACTCGGGCAGCGTTTCCCAGCGTTCGATCAGCCCGTCGTCGGCATCACCCCACGACAGGGCATCCACCACCACCACGCCGGCCGCCCACGAGGCGGGCCGCCAGTAGGGCGTGATGTCGGTGATACCGGGCGCGGCGGCGCCGGAGAACAGCACCGTGCCGTACAGGTCGCCATGCACCAACTGGCTGGGGCTCTTGGTGGGCTTACGCAAGGTGGCCAGCTGGTTGATCAGGTCGATCGACCGCTGACCGTCCACCGACCCCGGGGCTAGCCGTGCACCGGCCTGCAGCGAGGCGAATGGCCGTTCCTCCCAGGCCGCCCGATCCGCGGCGATGAACACGTCGACGTCGGCCCACGGCGCCACCGGTGCCTGGGTCAAGAATCGGGGCCGCTCCAACTTGGAGGTGGCTTCGTGCAGTCGAACCGCCGCGGACACCACCTCGTCATGGCGCGGCTCGGGACTGCCGCCGACGAAGGTGTCCGCGCGCCAACCCGACACCACATAGCGTCCGTCGGTGGAACGCACCGGGCGGGCCAGGCGGATGCCGTCGGCGAACAGGGTCTCGCGTACTTTCGCCGACCACGCGGCCCTGGCATGGTCGGCGACCATCGACAGGACCACTTCCCCGCACTTCCAGCCGTCTTCCCAGCCGGCACCGAGCGGCGTGGGCGAAACGTTGCGAGTACCGAACGTCGCCAGCACATGTTCGGGCGGCGGCTCGATGGTCACGCGATAAGACTAGCCGCGGTGATCGCAAGCACGGCGGAGCCGGGCGCGGCGGGTCACCGTCATTAGTCACGGTGATCGCAAGCACGGCGGAGCCGGGCACGGCGGGTCACCGCCATAAACCGCTAATACATGACCATGTCGGGCTGCATCTGCTTGGCCCACGCCACAATTCCCCCCTGCAGGTGGACCGCGTTGGCAAAGCCAGCCTTCTTCAGAGTGGCTAGGGCCTGGGCCGAACGGACCCCGGTCTTGCAGTACAGCACCGACATTCGGTCCTGCGGGAGCTTCGCCAGGCCCTCACCGGTGTTGATCATCGACTGCGGGACCAACTGGGCACCCTCGATGCGGTTGATCGCCCACTCTCCCGGCTCGCGCACGTCGATCAGTGCCAACTGTTGCCCGGAGTCCAGCAGCTCACGCAGCTCGGCGGGAGTGATCGTGGATCCGGCGGCCGCGACGGCGTCCTCCTCGGGAACCACGCCGCAGAACGCGTCGTAGTCCACCAACTCGGTGATCGCCGGTGTGGCGGGGTCCTTACGGATCGCAATGGTGCGATAGCTCATCTCCAACGCGTCGTAGATCATCAGCCGTCCCAGCAGCGGTTCGCCGATACCGGTGATCAGCTTGATCGCCTCGGTGCCCATCACCGACCCGATCGAGGCGCACAACACCCCGAGTACTCCGCCCTCGGCGCACGAGGGCACCATGCCCGGCGGCGGCGGCTCGGGATACAGGTCGCGGTAGTTGAGGCCGCGCTCGTTGCCGTCCTCGTCGGCCGGCGCGTCCTCCCAGAACACTGACACCTGGCCCTCGAAGCGGTAGATCGAGCCCCAGATGTAGGGCTTGTGCGCCAACACCGCCGCGTCGTTGACCAAGTAGCGGGTGGCGAAGTTGTCGGTGCCGTCCAGGATCAGGTCGTACTGCGCGAACAGTTCGACGGCGTTGGACCGGTCCAGCCGCACCTGGTGCAGCTGCACCCGTACCAGCGGATTGACCTCGGCGATCGAGTCCCGGGCGCTTTCGGCTTTGGCGCGTCCGATGTCGGAGACCCCGTGGATGACCTGGCGCTGCAGGTTCGACTCTTCGACGACGTCGAAGTCGACGATCCCGAGGGTGCCGACGCCGGCGGCGGCCAGATACAGCAGAGTCGGCGCGCCCAACCCACCGGCGCCGATCACCAGCACACGGGCGTTCTTGAGTCGCTTCTGCCCCTGCACGCCGACGTCGGGAATGATCAAGTGGCGGCTGTAGCGCGCCACTTCATCCCTGGTCAGCTCACCGGCCGGCTCCACCAGCGGCGGCAGTGATATCGGCACCGGGCACTCTCCTCAACGTCGCGTCCGCCAACCCATCACAGCAGCTGGTGGAGGCAACGACAAACCGCGGGTGAAGCTTCCCAAAGGGCAGCTGACCGGCTCAGGCAATCGGAGACGGCCACGGGTTGAAGCGGCAGGTCTTCCCGTCCGGCTTGACCCAGTCCGGGTCGAACTTCGCCGCGTCGTCGTTGGAAGTGCCAAACGTCTGCTGCATCATCACCGGCGCCAGCCCGTCCTGCTTATCGCACGGTTCGTGGTGCTGGTAGCCGATGGCGTGGCCGACCTCGTGGTTGACCAGGTACTGCCGGTAGGACCCGATGTCGCCCTGGAAGGGCACGGCACCGCGAACCCAGCGGGCTTCATTGATGAACACCCGCGGCTCCGACTTGGCCCCGTAGGACGGGTTGTAGCAGGACGCCTCCAGCGGAATCTCGTAGCCGCAGCCCTCCCGGACCGTGATCGGCGACGTCAGCGAGATCCGAAAATCAGGGGTGATCGGGCTGCTGGCGTCGACCCGTACGAACCCGATCTGCGGGGTGTGCGTCCATCCCTTGGGGTTACGCAGAGTCTGGTCGACCATCCGGGCGAACGCTTCGTCGCCACCGAACGCCGTGGTGTCGATGCCGTTCTCCACCTCGATGGTGTAGGCGAACACCTTCTCGGTGCCTTGACCGAATTCCGGCTCCGTGCCGGGTATGACATGCCAGGACATGTCGCCGGCTTCGGTGAACGGGCCGCCGTTGGGAAGCACGCCGGTAGGCAGGTTGACGTCGAACTCGGTGAGGCCGCGCGGTGGTGCGCCGATGATCGAGGTGCCCGCCGATCCGATCGTCGGCGGCCCCTGGACCGTGTCGTCGGCGGCCTGGGTGCGCACTCCGGTGCCGGTCACGGTCTGATACACCACTACGACGGTCAGAGCCATGAGCACCGGCAGCGCATAGGCACGCCAGCCGTAGGTGGACACGAACCTGCCCAGCCAGGTCTGCTTGCGCCACTGGCGGTGCACATCACGGTCGGACCGCAGCCGCCCAGCACCGGCCGCGAGCGGGTCACGCTGGGCGCGCAATGGCTCGCGGAAGCGATCCCGCAGCACCGGGGCTCGACCGCCGCCGCTCCGCCCCGGGTCGTAGGTCACCGTCCCAGAATGGCACAAGGTCTGCGAGCTGGGACTCTGCGGCACGCCAGGAGGTGTGCCGCGAAGGGTTCGAAATGGCGATCGACGGCCGATTGGCGGATGTCGCTGGTGGAAGTGACGGCTGCAGCGCGTAGTCTCGCTGTCACGCACCGGCCGTCGCGGACCCAGGTCCCGGGCGTCCGGCCGAACCAGATTGAGGAGTCGATGAGCAAACCGATCGACACGGCAGAGCGGGACGGCGCTCAGCCGACCGGCCGTCGCTCGAGCGGCACCAAGGCGGCGACCACCGGCGGCCGCCGAGGCAGCCGGCTCCCCCGCGACGAGCGCCGGGGGCAGCTGCTGATCGCCGCCAGTGATGTATTTGTCGACCGCGGTTACCACGCAGCCGGCATGGATGAGATCGCCGAGCGGGCCGGTGTCAGCAAACCGATCCTCTACCAGCACTTCGCGTCGAAGCTGGAGCTGTACCTGGCGGTGCTGGCCCGGCACGTGGAGAACCTGGTCTCCGGCGTCCGTCAGGCATTGCGGACCACCACCGACAACCGTCAGCGGCTGCGGTCGGCGGTGCAGGCTTTCTTCG is a window from the Mycobacterium sp. SVM_VP21 genome containing:
- a CDS encoding TIGR02569 family protein, with the translated sequence MTIEPPPEHVLATFGTRNVSPTPLGAGWEDGWKCGEVVLSMVADHARAAWSAKVRETLFADGIRLARPVRSTDGRYVVSGWRADTFVGGSPEPRHDEVVSAAVRLHEATSKLERPRFLTQAPVAPWADVDVFIAADRAAWEERPFASLQAGARLAPGSVDGQRSIDLINQLATLRKPTKSPSQLVHGDLYGTVLFSGAAAPGITDITPYWRPASWAAGVVVVDALSWGDADDGLIERWETLPEWPQMLLRALMFRLAVHALHPRSTEEAFPGLARTAALVRLAL
- a CDS encoding DUF3152 domain-containing protein, producing MTYDPGRSGGGRAPVLRDRFREPLRAQRDPLAAGAGRLRSDRDVHRQWRKQTWLGRFVSTYGWRAYALPVLMALTVVVVYQTVTGTGVRTQAADDTVQGPPTIGSAGTSIIGAPPRGLTEFDVNLPTGVLPNGGPFTEAGDMSWHVIPGTEPEFGQGTEKVFAYTIEVENGIDTTAFGGDEAFARMVDQTLRNPKGWTHTPQIGFVRVDASSPITPDFRISLTSPITVREGCGYEIPLEASCYNPSYGAKSEPRVFINEARWVRGAVPFQGDIGSYRQYLVNHEVGHAIGYQHHEPCDKQDGLAPVMMQQTFGTSNDDAAKFDPDWVKPDGKTCRFNPWPSPIA
- the moeZ gene encoding adenylyltransferase/sulfurtransferase MoeZ, with protein sequence MPISLPPLVEPAGELTRDEVARYSRHLIIPDVGVQGQKRLKNARVLVIGAGGLGAPTLLYLAAAGVGTLGIVDFDVVEESNLQRQVIHGVSDIGRAKAESARDSIAEVNPLVRVQLHQVRLDRSNAVELFAQYDLILDGTDNFATRYLVNDAAVLAHKPYIWGSIYRFEGQVSVFWEDAPADEDGNERGLNYRDLYPEPPPPGMVPSCAEGGVLGVLCASIGSVMGTEAIKLITGIGEPLLGRLMIYDALEMSYRTIAIRKDPATPAITELVDYDAFCGVVPEEDAVAAAGSTITPAELRELLDSGQQLALIDVREPGEWAINRIEGAQLVPQSMINTGEGLAKLPQDRMSVLYCKTGVRSAQALATLKKAGFANAVHLQGGIVAWAKQMQPDMVMY
- a CDS encoding TetR/AcrR family transcriptional regulator, translated to MSKPIDTAERDGAQPTGRRSSGTKAATTGGRRGSRLPRDERRGQLLIAASDVFVDRGYHAAGMDEIAERAGVSKPILYQHFASKLELYLAVLARHVENLVSGVRQALRTTTDNRQRLRSAVQAFFDFIEHDSQGYRLIFENDNVAEPQVAVQVRVATESCIDAIFDLVSHDSGLDPHRARMVAVGLVAISVDCARYWLDSDRPISKDDAVDGTVAFAWGGLSHVPLTR
- a CDS encoding MGMT family protein, whose translation is MAAVTDEQVELVRALIISVPAGRVTTYGDVASAAGLSSPRIVGWILRIDGTDLPWHRVLLASGRPADHLRTEQLERLRAEGVLAVDGKVDLRTLRHRF